In Paludibacter propionicigenes WB4, the genomic window TGAAGAATGCTAGCGTCATATCTACCCGGGCTTCTATTCCCGAACGATGCATCTCAAAACTAGTTAACAGTATTATAGATGCCACAAAAGCACGATAAGAATTTGTTCGTTTATATAGAAGATAAAAAAACATCATGGTTATCCCAATCAAACTTAAAGCCGATGGGAGTCGTGCAGTTGTTTCTGTTACATGACCTGCCGGTAACGAGAAAATTGCTATAAACCAGTGCATAAAGGGAGGTTTATAAGCCACTTCATCAGCATAATCTGAAGGAAGAACCCAATTCCCGGTGTTGAGTATGCAAGTAGCTACAGTGGCCTCGCGCGGCTCGCCTTTAGTGTAAAATTCGCCCATGGTAATCCAAGGCAATGTTAGACATATGCAAATAAATAATACGAGCAGGTAGGGTTGATGACTGTAAATGCTTTTTAGCGTGTCAGTTAGTTTATTCATTTTGTTGTGTAATATGATTCTCAAAGATAGTAAAAAAGCTAAGATGTCAATTATATACTTGTGATTGAAAATTTATTAAGAGAAATAATGGATTTATATGCCTGTTCTGTATAAAAATAATTAAAGTTTCGTAAGTCTATGATTGCTGTGAGTGAATTTTGGCATTTGTGTGTTTTTGCTTCTTTTTTTGTTTTTGTATCGAAAAATATCCTTACATTATTATTTTTGTTGTAGAAAATTATTTGTATCTTTGTGGGCGTACACAGTATTTTTGTGGGCGTACACAGAAATTTCGTGGGCGTACACAGCAATTTTGTGGGTAGTCGATTTCTTAAGTGCTTTGTAGGCAGATGTTTATGTTTCTCCTTGTGAAAAGTTAATTTAAGCACACGTGTGAAATTAGAAGGAAATAAAAATTATTATGATTTTTTATTTTATGAGTATAAATATATTATTACCTAATTTTAAACAATAGATGTATGATAAAAGAATTAGATGACAGTTAAATATAATTGTTTTAGCAAAATAATTAGTGTATACCGAATGCTAATTAGTGTAATTTCAATAGGTTTTATTCAAAATTGAAAAAATCAATACAAAAAGTTAATCAATTATATAATGGAAAACATAAACAAGATTTCATTGATCAAGTTTTTTCTTATGTCAAAAAAGAAAATTAAACTGACAAGTATCTTGCTCCTGTCAATGCTTTTTATGAGCTCAGTTGTTTTGGCTCAAGGAAAGCATGTAGTTAAGGGATCAGTATTAGATGAAACTAATCAACCTTTAATTGGAGCAACAGTCGTGGTTAAAAACGTAAAAAACACAGGTGTTATAACTGATGTGGATGGAAAGTTTACAATAAACGTTCCAGACGGACAAAATACACTTGTTGTGTCTTACATCGGTTACAATTCTCAGGATGTAAGTGTTACAGGCAAGAATAATATTACAGTTAGATTGGCAGACAATACTGTAAATATGGATGAAGTAGTTGTAGTAGGGTATGGCCAACAAAAGAAAGCAAGTGTTGTGGGTTCAATTACACAAACTACAGGAGATAAGCTTACACGTACTGGTGGAGTATCCAGTTTGGGTGCAGCACTGACAGGAAATCTACCGGGAGTATCCACAATGCAAACAACCAGTAAACCAGGTGAAGAAGATCCTCAAATTATTATACGTGGTATAAGTTCTTGGAATAATAGTAGTCCTCTTGTCCTAGTAGATGGAATTGAACGTTCAATGAGTAGTGTAGATATCAATTCTGTTGAATCTATCTCTGTTTTAAAGGATGCTTCTGCTACAGCTGTTTATGGTGTTAAGGGTGCAAATGGCGTAATTCTTATTACTACGAAAAGGGGTGTAGAAGGAAAGGCAAAAATTGATGTTGGATTTAGTTCTACAATGAAAGTTCCTGGAAAACTTCCGGGTAAATATGATGCTTACGATGCAATGGAAATAAAAAATAACATTGTAGAATATGAAATGAGTACAATTCCGAATAGTTGGAATTATATCAGACCTCAGTCCTTTATTGATAATTATCGAAATCAAACTACACAAGAGCAAAAGGAACGATATCCGAATATAGATTGGCAGAAAGAGATGTTCAAGGATTATGCAATGTCTTACAATGCAAATATAAATATCTCAGGAGGAACTAAGTTTGTGAAATACTTTGCTGCTATGGATTATGTTCATGAAGGTGATATCACACGAATTTTCCCCAATGATAGAGGCTATGATGTTTCTTATGGTTACAATAGAGCAAATACCAGAGCCAATCTAGATTTTAATATAACAAACTCAACAAAATTTAAAGTAAATCTTTTCGGTTCATATGGAGCTAAAAGTGCACCTGGTTATGTGATTCGAGAAGATTACCTGTGGGCCGGTGCATATGGTTTACCTGCCAATGTGTTTTATCCAAAATATTCAGATGGAACATGGGGATATTGTCCGACTAATGGTGTTAGTGCTCCGAATTCAGAGGCAAACTTGGCTAACGGTGGAGAAGCAACCACAACTACTACTCGCTTGACTACTGATTTTGCTCTTAATCAAGATTTAGGAATGTTACTCAAGGGACTCTCTGCAAACTTGACTGTTTCGTTGGATAATAGCTTTATTGAAAATAATAGAGGTATTACTGATATGTATGTTACTGTTAGACAAAAGTATATTGACCCTGTTACAGGTATTCCACAGTATGCTAGCACGAATGATGCAAATACCAATTTTGATTTTTATCCAACGATTAGTTGGTCTAATAATGGCGGTGGAATGGATGGAAACAGCACTTATCGCAATCTTAATTATCAGGCTCAACTACTCTACAACGGTCGTTTTGGAGATCATAATGTTACTGCTATGGGAAATTTCCAACGTAGACAATATGCTACTGGTGCTATGGTTCAATCTCTTCGTGAAGATTGGGTTTTTCGTACTACATACAACTATAAAGGAAAATATTTCGCTGAATATAATGGAGCTTACAACGGTTCTGAAAAGTTTGCTTCGAAAAATAGATTTGGTTTCTTTTCTTCAGGTGCAATTGGTTGGATGTTAAGTGAAGAAAAATTTATGAAAGATCTTACTTTTTTAGATATGCTGAAACTAAGGGCAACATATGGAGAAATTGGAGACGATAGTAGTGGCAATCGTTGGTTGTATCAGGATGTATGGAATAATTCTACTTCACAAGCTTTTATGACTAATACATTGAGTGAAAACAGTCCGTATAAGTACAATACACAAACTCAGATTGGGAATCCCAATATAGGATGGGAGAAAGTAACGAAAAGGAATATCGGTACTGATTTTTCATTCTTTAAAAATTTAATTGCGGGTAGTGTCGATGTATTTAAAGATAACCGTTCTAATATTATTATGAATGGTAATACAAGGTCAGTTCCTTCATATTTTGGTATGACTCCCCCTACAGCTAACCTTGGTAAAACTGAAGTTCATGGATATGAAATTGATCTTCGTCTTAGTAAGAACTTAAATAGAAATCTACGCTTATGGGGTAATTTCAGTATGACTCATGCTGTTAGTAAAGTAATAGACCAAGATGATCCAGCTCTTTTAGCAGATTATTTAAAGAAAGCGGGATTCCCAGTTAATCAAGTGACTTCAACAATAAGTCATGGTTATTACAATACATGGGATCAATTATATGGAAGTACTGCTTTTGATGTAAATGATAGCAAAATACCAGGTAATTACAGGATCGTTGATTTTAATAGCGATGGTGTAATTAACGCAACTACAGATAAAGCTCCATATGCTTATCCAACCAATCCTGAAAATACATATAATGCAACTATTGGAGTAGATTGGAAAGGATTTAGTGCTTTTGTTCAATTCTATGGTGTAAATAATGTGAGTCGTTATATTGGAGACATTAGTTTTGGTTTTAATTATCTTGATCTTGCTTATAAGGAAGGTTCTTATTGGACAAAATCTAATACAAATGCAGATACGCCAAATCCTCGTGTGAATAATACTGCTTTGAGTGATGCTTCTTGGGGAACTCGTTATATGTATGATGGTTCATATATTCGTTTAAAAAATGCTGAAATTTCATATACTCTAGATTCAAAAGCTGTTAAGAGTTTTGGACTTCAGTCATTACGCATTTTTGTGAATGGGAATGACTTATTTTTATGGACAAAAACGCCGGATGACCGTGAAGTAAATGGAGGAACCAGCTATCCACTTGTGAAACGTTTTAATTTAGGCTTAAAGGTAACATTGTAAAATTGCAATAAAATGAAAAAATATAAAAAAATAATTATATATTGTGGTTTCCTTTTCTCTATAACGGGGATGATATCATCATGTACCTCGTATTTAGATCAAGCGAAAAACACAACGATTAATCCTGATGACGCATATAAAAACTTCACAAATTTTCAGGGTTTTGTGGAAGAAATATATAATTGCGTCCCCGATTTTGCTAATAATAATAATAATAATTTTTTTAACAATGGAGACGATGAAGCTTGGCAAGATAATGCTAGGAATCAAGGTGCTTTGGTTTGGAAAATTGATATTGGTGATTTTTGGGCTTGGCAAAAAGAGTCTGGCTGTGTAAATTGGTTTGATTGTTCTAATTTTAGCAGTACAGCAAATGATCCAAGAAATAAGGGGCTATGGCCTGGATGTTGGTATGGAATAAAAAAATGTAATCTAGGACTTAAAAATCTAAGTAAGTTAAATGGTACGGAGGAAGAAAAAAATTTGATTGCTGGTCAATTATATTTCTTTAGAGCCTGGTTTCATTTACACCTGATTACATATTGGGGAGGACTACCTTATATTAGTTCTGTACTACCTGCTGACCAAAAGTTGACTCTACCGCGTTTGTCTTATCAGCAAAGTGCCGATTCTGTTGCTAAAGATTTCAAAAAAGCATATGATTTATT contains:
- a CDS encoding SusC/RagA family TonB-linked outer membrane protein gives rise to the protein MSKKKIKLTSILLLSMLFMSSVVLAQGKHVVKGSVLDETNQPLIGATVVVKNVKNTGVITDVDGKFTINVPDGQNTLVVSYIGYNSQDVSVTGKNNITVRLADNTVNMDEVVVVGYGQQKKASVVGSITQTTGDKLTRTGGVSSLGAALTGNLPGVSTMQTTSKPGEEDPQIIIRGISSWNNSSPLVLVDGIERSMSSVDINSVESISVLKDASATAVYGVKGANGVILITTKRGVEGKAKIDVGFSSTMKVPGKLPGKYDAYDAMEIKNNIVEYEMSTIPNSWNYIRPQSFIDNYRNQTTQEQKERYPNIDWQKEMFKDYAMSYNANINISGGTKFVKYFAAMDYVHEGDITRIFPNDRGYDVSYGYNRANTRANLDFNITNSTKFKVNLFGSYGAKSAPGYVIREDYLWAGAYGLPANVFYPKYSDGTWGYCPTNGVSAPNSEANLANGGEATTTTTRLTTDFALNQDLGMLLKGLSANLTVSLDNSFIENNRGITDMYVTVRQKYIDPVTGIPQYASTNDANTNFDFYPTISWSNNGGGMDGNSTYRNLNYQAQLLYNGRFGDHNVTAMGNFQRRQYATGAMVQSLREDWVFRTTYNYKGKYFAEYNGAYNGSEKFASKNRFGFFSSGAIGWMLSEEKFMKDLTFLDMLKLRATYGEIGDDSSGNRWLYQDVWNNSTSQAFMTNTLSENSPYKYNTQTQIGNPNIGWEKVTKRNIGTDFSFFKNLIAGSVDVFKDNRSNIIMNGNTRSVPSYFGMTPPTANLGKTEVHGYEIDLRLSKNLNRNLRLWGNFSMTHAVSKVIDQDDPALLADYLKKAGFPVNQVTSTISHGYYNTWDQLYGSTAFDVNDSKIPGNYRIVDFNSDGVINATTDKAPYAYPTNPENTYNATIGVDWKGFSAFVQFYGVNNVSRYIGDISFGFNYLDLAYKEGSYWTKSNTNADTPNPRVNNTALSDASWGTRYMYDGSYIRLKNAEISYTLDSKAVKSFGLQSLRIFVNGNDLFLWTKTPDDREVNGGTSYPLVKRFNLGLKVTL